A single genomic interval of Chloracidobacterium validum harbors:
- a CDS encoding DUF1990 family protein, with the protein MFLFTPPTTQQLEAFLEAQAEQALTYAPEGATRAAVALPSGYTVDRTRIRLGHGAATFHHACAALRRWAMFELPWLRCYRPMTPIEVGQVVAVVPWHFGFWSLNACRVVYVIAEERRFGFGYGTLPSHVESGEERFLIEWEPSSDGVWYDILAFSRPAHPLAQLAYPVTRLFQKRFAADSCQAMRAAVRPTGA; encoded by the coding sequence ATGTTTTTGTTCACGCCGCCAACCACCCAGCAGTTGGAAGCCTTTCTGGAAGCCCAGGCCGAACAGGCGCTGACCTATGCGCCAGAAGGCGCAACGCGCGCCGCCGTTGCCCTGCCAAGTGGCTACACCGTGGATCGGACGCGCATTCGGCTCGGCCATGGTGCCGCGACCTTTCACCACGCCTGCGCCGCGCTTCGCCGGTGGGCAATGTTCGAATTGCCTTGGCTGCGCTGCTACCGTCCCATGACCCCCATCGAAGTCGGGCAAGTGGTCGCCGTTGTGCCGTGGCACTTTGGGTTCTGGTCGCTAAATGCTTGTCGGGTGGTGTACGTCATTGCCGAGGAACGCCGGTTCGGCTTTGGCTACGGCACCTTGCCGTCCCACGTTGAATCGGGCGAGGAGCGATTCCTGATTGAATGGGAGCCTTCCAGCGATGGCGTGTGGTATGACATTCTGGCGTTTTCACGTCCGGCCCATCCGCTGGCGCAACTGGCGTATCCGGTGACACGGCTGTTTCAGAAACGCTTTGCCGCCGATTCGTGTCAAGCGATGCGCGCCGCAGTGCGGCCTACTGGCGCGTAG